The genomic DNA CAAGAGGAAGTTCTACTGGAGCCGTAGAGTGGGATTCAGCAGGAGCTAGAACCTTAGCTCATCAGAAGCCATTAATCTGAGCTAAGACAAgcacgggagagagagagagagtgagagagaaaggtGCAAAGGGGACTCACAACTGGGTCACTTTGGAAGAGGGGGAGGATAAGGTCTAGCATGGGCAAATCTGAAGGATCGTGTTTGAGGAGGGGGTTTAGAGGGCAAAGTGTTGAGCTTATGTGGATTTAGACCAAGAAACAACAGTTCCTCTTCCCATGACTCAAAAAAGGGGTATGGCTACTTGCATGTTTGGTCAAGTTGACGCCGATGTGCAATAGTCAAACGTTCTGAAATATTTTGAcgcaatttaaaatacatacccTGTTAAATCAAAAGTCTGTCAACTGTGATGTTTTTAGAAGGATGTGCCTTAAATGTTTTGTTCGCCAACCATTAGACACAACGGTAAAATCTCTGGACTATTACATCTACCCCTACAAGCATGTTCTTGTTGTTCAcgtcatattaaaaatgtttctacTCTGAATGAGGTCTGGAACCTTCCTGCCATAATTTTATTACCAAAAACTTTCCAGGCAGATGTGTTGAAAGGTGTTGGAGCTAAACCTTTGACTGATGTCAAACCATTTTCAGATGATACAACACTTCATGTAAGCAGGACTTTGCTTCCTTAACATCTGTGTAATTCCTCACAACTCTGATCATTAAATTTGATCATTTAAAGCTGCAATAAAATACTTTTAGTGGGAAACAAGTAAGAATATTTCAGAAAGTTCACTCACTGATGATGGCAGTCCTGGTGGCTTCCTGATCTTTTTTGGTTGGGGTTCTGTGAAAAAGATCAAAGCATACACAAAGGTACTCTTTCTTTCCATACTGACTGATCTGATACAAGTCTAGTAATTGTTGCAAGTTATTTACCCATGCTTCCATCTGAGGGGCGTCTCCGGGGGTTGCTGGGGTATGACTGATAAAACTGTGAGCCGGGCTTCAGTCCGGATGGAGACATGGCATCTGAAGAAGGCATGGCGATGTCTGAGGGCAGGAACCCAGGCTATAAGGAACAACAAGATGGCCGATTTGAATCAAAAGTTACAGCATGATGTCAAGCAGGCGACTAAAGCACTTTCAGGAGTTGCTCAAGACTTGATTCAACTTACCTGGCCCCCCAAAGGAAGAGTAAGGCCCCCTTTCATTCTTTCCTGCAAGTAAAAATCGTTGGCATTGTGAGCAAATACATATGAAACGAAACCCTCACACAACACTtcaaacaaagtccaaaatgttacaattatttgAAGAAATTGGAAGTCAATTCCAGAACATGGAGTTTAAGAGTGAATCCACTTGCTGAGGCCAAAGAGGGGCTCGACTACCCTAAGCAACTTCCAGGGCAACCCATGGGGCAGTTTCTACATCGGCAGCTTTGAGATCAACGACCAAAAATTGGTAAATCTCACCACTAACTCCTGTGCCAAGGAATGGGGAAGATAGTCCATCGTGTTCATTG from Carassius auratus strain Wakin unplaced genomic scaffold, ASM336829v1 scaf_tig00024910, whole genome shotgun sequence includes the following:
- the LOC113078255 gene encoding transcription factor E2-alpha-like isoform X1, giving the protein MNEPHQRMATVGTDKELSDLLDFSAMFAPPVANGKNRPTTLASSQFSGSGMEERSSPWAAGEQNSPSFNQNYGEGSHYNEHDGLSSPFLGTGVSGKNERGPYSSFGGPAWVPALRHRHAFFRCHVSIRTEARLTVLSVIPQQPPETPLRWKHGTPTKKDQEATRTAIISE
- the LOC113078255 gene encoding transcription factor E2-alpha-like isoform X2, whose product is MFAPPVANGKNRPTTLASSQFSGSGMEERSSPWAAGEQNSPSFNQNYGEGSHYNEHDGLSSPFLGTGVSGKNERGPYSSFGGPAWVPALRHRHAFFRCHVSIRTEARLTVLSVIPQQPPETPLRWKHGTPTKKDQEATRTAIISE